One genomic segment of Sebastes fasciatus isolate fSebFas1 chromosome 17, fSebFas1.pri, whole genome shotgun sequence includes these proteins:
- the LOC141753950 gene encoding TBC1 domain family member 20 isoform X1: protein MKRLKRKKQSEGVGVNGSVTREPDCGRKQKLTEIHQALISDPVDIETLRRAAASKGGLLTDELRRKVWPKLLNINVYDLPHKPGRDVRENHKDYNQVVLDVRRSMKRFPKGMPATERAVLQEQLTDIILEVLKCTPQLHYYQGYHDVAVTLLLVVGERMALAMLDTLSNHHLRDFMDPTMDSTKHILNYLMPILEQVDTELHDFMIRAEVGTIFALSWLITWYGHVLSDFKHTMRLYDFFLASHPLMPIYLAATIVLYREKEVKKTECDMAMVHHLLSRIPQDLPYELLIGQAQDLFDQYPPSLLAKRAALQSRKSLSINTFQAFQSSTLHQRPDSVLQRLTKSQGSTNSRHASHHSGLEAALPRDRGQLWGKGNRMVKMAVWGLSATLGAAVFAVAQTAMDWGPEVLLQLF, encoded by the exons ATGAAAAGGCTCAAGAGGAAGAAACAAAGCGAAGGAGTTGGGGTGAATGGATCTGTCACAAGAG AACCAGATTGTGGGAGGAAACAGAAGTTGACTGAGATCCATCAGGCTTTGATCag TGATCCGGTGGACATTGAGACCCTGAGGAGAGCAGCAGCCAGTAAGGGAGGACTGCTCACTGATGAACTGAGGAGGAAAGTCTGGCCCAAACTACTGAACATCAATGTGTACGATCTACCACATAAACCTG GTCGAGATGTGAGGGAGAACCACAAGGACTACAACCAAGTAGTCCTGGATGTCAGGAGGTCCATGAAGCGGTTCCCTAaag GTATGCCCGCCACAGAGAGAGCCGTGCTCCAGGAGCAGCTGACTGACATCATACTGGAGGTTTTGAAATGCACCCCTCAGCTCCATTACTACCAAGGCTACCATGATGTGGCCGTCACTCTGCTGCTGGTAGTTGGGGAGCGGATGGCCCTCGCCATGCTGGATACTCTGTCCAATCACCATCTCAG GGATTTCATGGATCCTACCATGGACAGcactaaacacattttaaactaCCTGATGCCGATATTGGAACAGGTTGATACTGAACTACATGACTTCATgatcag AGCGGAGGTGGGAACCATCTTCGCGCTGTCCTGGCTCATCACATGGTACGGCCACGTGCTGTCAGACTTCAAACACACCATGAGACTCTACGACTTCTTCCTGGCCTCGCACCCTCTGATGCCCATCTACCTCGCCGCTACG attGTGCTGTACAGAGAGAAGGAGGTGAAGAAGACGGAGTGTGACATGGCCATggtccaccacctcctctcccgCATCCCCCAGGACCTCCCATACGAGCTTCTGATTGGCCAGGCCCAGGACCTGTTCGACCAGTACCCTCCGTCTCTACTGGCCAAACGGGCAGCGCTGCAGTCTCGCAAGAG TCTGTCCATCAATACCTTCCAGGCGTTTCAgtcctccaccctccaccaGAGGCCCGACTCCGTTCTCCAACGCCTCACCAAGTCCCAGGGCTCCACCAACTCCAGACACG CCTCTCACCACTCAGGTCTGGAAGCAGCTTTGCCCCGAGACCGAGGCCAGCTGTGGGGGAAGGGCAACAGGATGGTGAAGATGGCTGTGTGGGGGCTGTCCGCTACGCTCGGGGCGGCCGTGTTCGCTGTTGCTCAGACAGCTATGGACTGGGGACCCGAGGTGTTACTACAACTGTTCTGA
- the LOC141753950 gene encoding TBC1 domain family member 20 isoform X2 — protein sequence MKRLKRKKQSEGVGVNGSVTREPDCGRKQKLTEIHQALISDPVDIETLRRAAASKGGLLTDELRRKVWPKLLNINVYDLPHKPGRDVRENHKDYNQVVLDVRRSMKRFPKGMPATERAVLQEQLTDIILEVLKCTPQLHYYQGYHDVAVTLLLVVGERMALAMLDTLSNHHLRDFMDPTMDSTKHILNYLMPILEQVDTELHDFMIRAEVGTIFALSWLITWYGHVLSDFKHTMRLYDFFLASHPLMPIYLAATIVLYREKEVKKTECDMAMVHHLLSRIPQDLPYELLIGQAQDLFDQYPPSLLAKRAALQSRKSLSINTFQAFQSSTLHQRPDSVLQRLTKSQGSTNSRHVSSKFN from the exons ATGAAAAGGCTCAAGAGGAAGAAACAAAGCGAAGGAGTTGGGGTGAATGGATCTGTCACAAGAG AACCAGATTGTGGGAGGAAACAGAAGTTGACTGAGATCCATCAGGCTTTGATCag TGATCCGGTGGACATTGAGACCCTGAGGAGAGCAGCAGCCAGTAAGGGAGGACTGCTCACTGATGAACTGAGGAGGAAAGTCTGGCCCAAACTACTGAACATCAATGTGTACGATCTACCACATAAACCTG GTCGAGATGTGAGGGAGAACCACAAGGACTACAACCAAGTAGTCCTGGATGTCAGGAGGTCCATGAAGCGGTTCCCTAaag GTATGCCCGCCACAGAGAGAGCCGTGCTCCAGGAGCAGCTGACTGACATCATACTGGAGGTTTTGAAATGCACCCCTCAGCTCCATTACTACCAAGGCTACCATGATGTGGCCGTCACTCTGCTGCTGGTAGTTGGGGAGCGGATGGCCCTCGCCATGCTGGATACTCTGTCCAATCACCATCTCAG GGATTTCATGGATCCTACCATGGACAGcactaaacacattttaaactaCCTGATGCCGATATTGGAACAGGTTGATACTGAACTACATGACTTCATgatcag AGCGGAGGTGGGAACCATCTTCGCGCTGTCCTGGCTCATCACATGGTACGGCCACGTGCTGTCAGACTTCAAACACACCATGAGACTCTACGACTTCTTCCTGGCCTCGCACCCTCTGATGCCCATCTACCTCGCCGCTACG attGTGCTGTACAGAGAGAAGGAGGTGAAGAAGACGGAGTGTGACATGGCCATggtccaccacctcctctcccgCATCCCCCAGGACCTCCCATACGAGCTTCTGATTGGCCAGGCCCAGGACCTGTTCGACCAGTACCCTCCGTCTCTACTGGCCAAACGGGCAGCGCTGCAGTCTCGCAAGAG TCTGTCCATCAATACCTTCCAGGCGTTTCAgtcctccaccctccaccaGAGGCCCGACTCCGTTCTCCAACGCCTCACCAAGTCCCAGGGCTCCACCAACTCCAGACACG TTTCATCAAAATTCAATTAG